Genomic window (Gadus morhua chromosome 3, gadMor3.0, whole genome shotgun sequence):
CCAGCTGCAACCGGACGTGGGGTGGGACTCTGTAGGGAGTGCTGGAGTGTGTGTATTATGAGGTTGTGGAACAGGCTGTTGAGGATGGATGACAACAGAGGGGCCAAAAAGGTGTTTGAATGTGACATGCATAAAAGTGGATGATGGGCAAGTGACATGTATGATTTATATGTGGGATTGGGTTGTGGGGATGTTTTAACGGACTAAGTTGTAATGGATCTTAAAATAGGTAAATAACTAATATCcttcaaaaagagagagacctgGTTCTCTGAAGTAAGGTGTCTGCCTAAGCTGcgtacattttgtcaaattaaacaaattaaacagAAAACTATATTTTGTATAACTTGTCTAAGAGAAAGAGGGCCCTATGTGTTCAAATTAGGTCAGGAATTCTCCCTCTACACATTGAATGAAGCCGGTGGGTGGGCACCAGTGAGGAGAATAAGCTGTGTCATTTTTGTTAGCGCGATGAAATTGAAAAtgaaattcattttattttgaattgtCTGTTTTATCATGATATGCGATTACGTTTATTCAAGAAAGTCGATGTAAAAGAAGTTCATTATATGTGTGATGCAGATATGTTAGCTCATTCATGATTCATGTATAGATGTTATActattttaattattcatttcatATATAAATGTTGAACTTTATTCAGGAATGCATATTATATAAATGTTATACTTTATTAAATTATTCATTATAAGTAGATacttttataatattgttattgatcatattatcatattatttgACACCTTTAACGCAGCATTGGAATCCCTTTCTTCACGTCGAACCCTAGAATCAGGATATTAGAATAAAAATCGGAAGGACTTGGTGGATATTACAAATAGCCAACCATCGTTTTTTAAGACCTCAAAGACATTTTAGAAGGAGGATTCAGCTTATTAATATGATGAATAAATATGATTAGATCAAGAAAAAATGAGACCCAGCATCTACCATCCCTAACACGATGAAGTCACGTCCTGTGTATTAGAAAAATAACGCTAATGTTACTTCCTGTTGCTCAGCAATGAGAAAGAGATGGTGATTATAGCGGTTTCCTCTCCTGGTCATAACGAGACGGCTCGCCAGTGATTACGCTCGTGCTTACGCGTGTTCCCAACAGCGACCATTCATGTGCACTTGGGAAACAACAGGTGTTGTGTCGAGATCTGTTTCCCCGTCGAGATGTGTTTCCAGtagtccccgcccccgtccgaAATTACCCGAAGAGCGAAGGAAGCGCGCGTACACAAAAAGCTCGCCCACGAGCTGCTGTGCTCGTACCACAGAGGCACTTTGGAGAGAGCTAAGGTTCAAAACTGACTTTCTTTAGCGAGTTTCATCTGAAGATGTTGTATTGTAGAtttctatcaataaaaaatattatttttgtgagagacttttcattttgaatgttatggACTTTTGGAAGGAAGTGTGCTCATTCATAATACTGTCAGAtactgttccccctctgttccataggaaaggaggctcacacatctttgaaattcctactgctgacttatttccccacaacagataagtgttgtgattttcaggctgatatcactaaatttgaccatttagaacaggtggaacgcatcctgacagtaatattccaagctgtcaggatgcgaTTCCAAACACCTGTTTGGAATCTAAAAGTACTTCACAGCAGGGTTTTTGTTACACGATAAAAACCAGTcagaacttagtaggatcagtttcaagtttgcatgcctttatttccttgatgccTATCCCCTACCCCCTGTTGcttatttatgagaagcacgtacagtattgccactgtatggaaggcaACACTTCCCCGTATCTAGGGCTtgtttaccagtacacaacgtttaaaactgagcaacgtcatgccaacagacgttacaaagtcaatcaatagtaaagtatgtgataaGATGGTTGTttcttttatattgagtaaaacgtTCATGTTCCGCCATGTTCATACGCGTCACTAGGTaaccatacgtcaccaactCTGGTATCAAAATTTGGCCCGAGTTGCCGAACAGAAGTAGAATCATAACAGCGTCATGAGGGGTCATTCACGCGAACTTTACAATAATTTTTAGCAATGTGAACGCACCATATAACGAACAGCGCTTTGTTCTCTGGAAGCTGTCATGCCTCAGTGGCTGATGAGCGCCACCACCCTGAGAGCTGCCCTGAGGCGGTGCAGTCCTCCGTTAGGTCCTCACTGTCAGGAGCACAGCTGCTCCACCAGCACCCGGGCGTCCGCCTTGCGTCCAAACCTCAGCTTCCAGGACTCCGGGGGTCCGGGACCTGGAGGGCCGTGGGGGTCTTCTCCTGCAGCACcggacaccacctccacctccacctccaggcagCCGTCGGCCTGCCCCGCCCGCATGCCCTGCACCCTGACCCAGGCCTCACCTTTTGACCCAGGCCTGACCCCACCCTGACCCACCCTTACCGTTTGTCTTCATGCCCGGCCGGTGAAGCGGGGGTCCGCTACGGTGTCGTTCAGCGACCTGACCCAGGTGGGCCGCATCGTCACCAAGGAAACGTCGTAGAAACGCCCAAACCCGGCCAGAACATTCTATTTatgttataataatatacatagtGTGGGATTTAAAGTGTCGCTGTTTTTAAACATGAACCGCAATAAACAAGctttgagagagaaaaaaaagagagtgagTGTTACATAATAAATGAGCAAGCGAGTGTTACTTGATAACTTGCATAATAAATGCTGAATGCAGAAGAAGCGCGATTCTCGGGGGTTAAGACACGCCCTTGGAGGGTAAATTACTCAAGGATTGAGGTTGATGTCAGAGATTGCTGACGTGCACAAGATGAAGGTCTACGGCTGGATAGCAGTGGCTGTGTTGCTCGTTCAGGCTCAACAAGGTAAAGAATAAACCTACGCTGAAACTTAACAAATCACTGATGATCACTAGTGATTAGTTAATAACTTTAATTGGTGATTAAGTCATGTCTAGGAATCGGTTACCAATAAGTaattaaagaggctatgtttagatgaggtaggggttagacagtaccgaGACAGGTTATTGAGTAGCAGGTAGCATTTAGACAATACAGAgatgggtcattaaggagcaggatgGCTCCATTCAGTCTAGATTGACCCACGCATGAGTCACCGTTCGTCAGCCGAAAGAAAGCAAGCTGTCATCATATGCAAATGTATCTGAAACATTGTTGTACTGTGCCTACTTTTCTTGGGATGTCCAATTCCAAGACCTTGTTATCCTATTATTAAAGGAATACACAAGATATCTGTAAATTGCCGTCTGCTCGTCTTACCCAGAAGTCCAAATTCATCCTTGTGTGAGTTTGCAGAGTTAGCATTTCCTTTCTCTTTGACGCTTTCATGGACATGTAGAGTTAGATGCTGTTCATGTGAGTGGAATTCACTTTTAATACCTTTCCAAAGATTGCCAATTTTTTCAGAATGGTCGCTTATTTAAAACGAGTGCCAGTAACAGTTGAGCATTTGGAATCTAGATACTGGAAATGTAGGAGTTGTGAACCTAGCCGTGCTTCTGGTGTCCACAGGGTCCCCTTCCAAGGTGCACGTGTCTGAAGGGCAAACGGTGGAGCTCAAGTGTCCTCCCGCCTCTGCACCCCCGGTCCGCTGGATGATAAAAGTGAATGGGAGCCTGGTTTCCCTGCTGGACCACAACGAGGGCGGACACTTCAGCGTTGCCGCGGACAACCGCACTCTGACGGTGCAGCGGGCGCTATCAGAGCACAGCGGCCTGTACCACTGCCAGGGTAAGAACACAGTGTACCTTAAGGTGGATCCGCCCCTTCAGGTGGACCAACCAGTCCAACCAGTAGTCACCTCTGCTGACTACTGGTGGATCCCGGTGGGCCTGGCACTGGGCGCGGCCCTGGTCATTCTGATTCATAGGAAGCACCGTTCCAGGGAAACACTTCAAAACCACAGGAACGACCCTACACCCGACCTCgtagtgacctctgacccgacCTCTGAAGGGGTGTACGAAGAGATCCCGGACCAAGGCGACGTCCTGCGACGGGAATCAGGCGGTGCAGCCGTTTATCATCTGGCCTATGCCCCGCCCCACGGTAACCACCCCTACGCCAATGTGGATGAACAATGGTCCATGGAGCGCTAGCCCGCAGTGCTAGGAAACTACGCTAGCCCACGCTGCTCTCCTATTGGAGGGAATTCTGACCAGTCACAACCCTCCTGTTGTAATGTTTATCTTATTTCATCAATTAATATAATGTTCtgaataaaatgttattttaaatcttttttatacatattatatttatatctatatatataaatcgatATAGATATATTGAAATAGGGATGTAGAGCTATCCATACAGCTCTGTAAAATCACCTTCACTTCATACTCATAGTGCTCGTCCTTGCCCTGTCCGCGCAGCAGGTAGCGAGGAACGTTCACCTGTAGGGGCCCCtgctgggcgggggggccgctgggggccgcgggggacacacactgccatgatgtcatcatgagaggagagagagagacacacagagagagagacagagagatggcaCAGAAGGGAGGTATAGAGAAGGGAAGCAGTTTCTTATAAACTAACAAGAATTCATCACAAGAGTAATTCAGTTGATATTGATCACAAATAAATGGTTTTACTTTGATGCGGAGATGGAAATGAAAGACATGTCTAAATCCAGAGTCAACGAGTCATCTTTATTGAAGAATTCATTGcataaataaatgttatactTTAAAGAATTCACTATGTATATAAATTATActtatttaattattcatttcatATATAAATGTTATACTTTAGTCAGGAATTCATTACATATATAAATTGTATACTTTATTAAATTATTCGTTATAAGTATGATAATTGTATAATATTGTACTTGatcatattataatattatttaacGCAGCATTTGAATCCCTTTCTCCACATAGAACCCTAGAATCAGGATATTAGAATAAAATCTGAAGGCCTTGGTGGATATTACAAATAGCCAACCTTCGTTTTTAAGACCTCAAAGACATTATAGAGGGTGGATTCAGCTGATTAATACGCTGAATAATAGGATTAGATCAATACAATTCCCTTATGAGACCCAGTATCTTCACCATCCCTAATACAATGACGTCACGTCCTGTGCATTAGAGAGATACCCataacatcacttcctgttgctCAACAGGTAGAAAGAGAGGGTGATGATAACGAACAGGGCTTTGTTCTCTGGAGGCTGTCATGCCTCAGTGGCTGATGAGCGCCACCACCCTGAGAGCTGCCCTGAGGCGGTGCAGTCCTCCGTCAGGTCCTCACTGTCAGGAGCACAGCTGCTCCACCAGCACCCGGACATCCGCCGTGCGTCCAAACCTCAAAGGACTCCGGGGGTCCGGGATCTAGAGGGCCTTCTCCTGCACCGTTCACCACCTCCAGGCAGCCGTCGGCACCGCCCCGCACGCACGCCCCGCCCGCACGCCCTGCACCCGAGCCCGCGgccacaccgcccccccccccccccccctcccccctctcgttACTGTTTCCTTTTGTCTTCaggcctctctctttcacacagagcttgcgttgtgttgttgacggatgtcacaatctctgtgttcgtcaatctacttatTGAGAAACCAA
Coding sequences:
- the LOC115540034 gene encoding uncharacterized protein LOC115540034 isoform X1, which encodes MSEIADVHKMKVYGWIAVAVLLVQAQQGSPSKVHVSEGQTVELKCPPASAPPVRWMIKVNGSLVSLLDHNEGGHFSVAADNRTLTVQRALSEHSGLYHCQGKNTVYLKVDPPLQVDQPVQPVVTSADYWWIPVGLALGAALVILIHRKHRSRETLQNHRNDPTPDLVVTSDPTSEGVYEEIPDQGDVLRRESGGAAVYHLAYAPPHGMGESNCAWNRKSVLHRDSMLAAAVIYQEMYGHPDGGVPATFHVLYMIGWKPHESQARPAKRGSATVSFSDLTQVGRTVTKETP
- the LOC115540034 gene encoding arginine-hydroxylase NDUFAF5, mitochondrial isoform X2, with the translated sequence MSEIADVHKMKVYGWIAVAVLLVQAQQGSPSKVHVSEGQTVELKCPPASAPPVRWMIKVNGSLVSLLDHNEGGHFSVAADNRTLTVQRALSEHSGLYHCQGMGESNCAWNRKSVLHRDSMLAAAVIYQEMYGHPDGGVPATFHVLYMIGWKPHESQARPAKRGSATVSFSDLTQVGRTVTKETP